AAACGCGAGATATGACATGAAGCCCAAGCGATGACGTCAGGGGAATTTCTGCACGCGGGGTTTTTACGTTTAAAGTtttcttaattattttctttttttttttgtacgagCAAGCCCCCTTAACTgttaaagcatttaaaacattagGTATAAACTCCGCGCAATTTTTGCTTACATTTGGTTGAGCATTTACCGGGTGTGTCGGCATGACGTAAGTCGGTGTTTCTCGTGATCTGAGGGGGTTTCCTAACTATTGCATCATTCACAAGCTGGGCTCTCAGCCAGCAGTTTTCTTGTTGTATTGAATGCATAGTCAACATTACAGGCAGTCAACAGGTGCGTTGACTGCCTGTAATGTACTCAGAGGCATTTTGCTCTCTCCTATTTGGGAGGTAAATAAGAGCAAATTTgatttaagtaaaaaaacaacaacagccaTGATTAGTTAATTATCTGCAATCAGCATGGCTTCAGCAAAAGAGTGCAGGGGAGAATGCAACTAGTGGAACTTTTCTTTTACCTCTAAGGTTTTACCTTAGATCTGGAAATgattaaattaaactttaacTGCTCCACTTCTAAGTTAAACTTACTATTTGATCTGCAAAGTGACCAAAATACCTGCTGTTAGCACTATAAGCTGATAACACCCGCTGTTTTCTGCACGTTGTGTTTTTATACCCTGTAGCAACATGCTTTTGCAAAAGAGGGGATGTGCTGCATGTGTGTGAAAGATTTCACACACATACGCGTTCTAACCTCTTGGAAAGCAAGAGGTTAGAAACCTCTTGCTTTCCAACTATTTAGCAcgttacttttactttttcttgtgGCTGAAACCTGCAACTTTCAATTTGTGAGGGAAAGTGGAACTCATAATTATTTGTATCCTTCAACCTGCCATGCAGTGTCAATTTACTTGAGTCCAAGTCCTGTTGTACTGCTGCCTTCCAGTAGAACCAGACTGCTATAATGGAGAAACACTCAGCTCTCCACTGCTGACATGTCACAagctctaaaaatatttttactttattttcaggTTGTGTTCTCCACCAGAGCAAGGCCGAGACGTTGCAATGCACTGTCAGCCAAAATGGCGACATGACGACGTTTACCATCCTTGATGGGTCTCGTGGGTCTGATGTAAATCTCACTGCCTGCGATTTTGAATGGATTAATGGAAGTGTGAGTTACGACAAATGGTTATTGGAAAATAATTGCATAACTAACATTCAATGTGATCGTCTAATATCTTCTCCTTGCATGTTGATTATAGAACATCCTAATTGCTGACAACTCCAATCATGTTCCACCAGTGATGGAGTGGAGCGTCAACTCCCTGACCACCTCACTATGTGTTGAGGGCATTATTAGCAAACAGTACTGTCCTTCAACGGTAATCAGCCTTAATCATATcaaaacacatttgtgtaaGAACTACATTTTACATTCagatacattttacattttagataacttttatctttgttgtgtatttttctCAGGTGACTGAATTTTGGATTGAATACATAACTAACTGCACAGGTGAGCATCACTTGctgtttggatattttttttttttcatttgttaaaagATAAGATCATGTTTATGAATTCCTTGTTTTCACAGTGACCTGCAAGGACTTGAAGGACCATGGAGAACAACAGAAGGACCAAGAGGAAGAAGGTCAAAGCAAGCATATAGTGAAACTGACTACTGCTAACCCATGTACAgtataatatacagtatatggaTCAATGCAGAGACAATGAGGACAATGTTTCTATAGACCTATAAATTCTACAGAGCCAAGAGAAAGGATCTGCAgtttggctgatttattttcatatttctttagTGGCTAAATTAATGAAGTCATGTTACATAATTTTAGTTCAACTTCTTGTATGGATCAGCGTTCAACTCAACTGTCGAAGCTTCTCTTCATCCATAATGACTGAATATTTTCAGTTAATATATAGGATGCTGTAGATGTGTCAGGCCAAAAACAAATTTGTTCTCATGCTTTTGATTATGCTTATCTTTAATATGCCATCTGTTGGTAGGTGGGTGGTCAATGTTCTGGATTGTAGCTGGAGTTGCagctgttgctgttgttgtgctGGCAGGACTCTATCTGTGCTACAAGTTCAGGGACTACATTTGGAAGTatgtattgttttttctttcttcttttttttcattatttcatctCGTGAAACAACATTAAACTTAAGCAAAGCTCTGTTTTCATTGTCAGGACAAGAGGCTGCAGCCAGTGTGAAGGCCGTTACACAAACGTGAAATTGCAGAGCATCCAGCCAAAGCTACTTGACGTCTAGAAGGGCAATgggcacaaaacaaaaatattttaaaaaaatttccaTCTGCTATATTAATCATGCATTTTGTTTATAACTTCTAAATTGTGTTTGTGGCTGTAGAAGGGATTAATATTACATAGCATCACCGTCCCAAAATAATGACctaagtcatttattttttttaccgaAAATGATATATTGTCTAAATCAACTTAATAACtcattgctgtatttttttgtgtgttttctgaaaaacaagaaaaaattgATAAGCCATTATTTTAAGAAGGTGACGATATATTTTAACGATACCCTTGTAGTGGCATCTTTTGGTGTGTTCATATGTGGTCTGCATTCAGGAAATCAAATTCTTCCTGTGTAGCTGGGCCCCATTTGGCATTTTAAACTAACTTCTAATCGTGCCTTTGTTCATGTCCTAGTTGATGATGAATCTCAGCCTTGATGATTTGTGTGGGTGTGCAGGAGAAACTTTGTTGAGGCTGTGGAAGCCTCTTTGCTGCACCAGAGCGTGCACTTTGAGACCCATTAGCAGAGAACCCCCCTCTCCACAAATACCCATACACACCGCTGTGGAAGCtagaatatttatatttatatacctAACAATTATATCTGGCATAATGTTATGCCTAATCagaatatattataaatatattataaataaatattgatatatGTTAAcataaagataataaaatatgaGCATTAATATGAAGTATATAGTATAAACTATTATAAATACAGGGGTTTGATGTATAAGCTTAAATTGTACAGTAGCATTTAGATTTAGTTATTTCTTTATTGATGTATGTACTTTTATTCTAACATCATTAGTAGCGCTTTTTGCCTTTTCTAATCATGCTTGTATTTTCTCTGTATCTGCGCCTGTACTTTATAAACTATATACAATAAAAATTtgcttgggggaaaaaatggtgtCACAGTGTAAGATCTGTGTAAGTGCTTGGGCTGGGTTTAAATGTGGGATGACCGTTTTCAGCCTGTGAGAGTGAGGAAGGCAGGgtgacattttttctttaatgctgAGCACGTCTGCTTGTAACATGACACCCAGAGTTCAACCGTTCGCCTGCTGAACATTTTTGGCTTACATGACAGCATCATTTAATTACCAAAGTAAACCGGGAGCTCCAGTTAAGGATCATAAATCAAAATAACGGAAACTGATCCAACTGCAACCCGCTGTTTATACTGGACTCAGCTATGTGGGGAATGACCAGTTTGTATCAAAGAGAAGctacaaacaaaacatgttggTTATTACAGGTTATTACAGGTCATTGCTCCAGCAGACAATCTTAATCTGTAAAAgaaagctgttgttgttttgattgTACAACTGTTGCCatagcaatgttttttttttgtttacctcAGTATTCACAGGAAGACAGAGGTCCACATTTCTTGTAAATGAAGCTATTTACCGTAAGTGAAGCACAGGTCATGTGAGTTACAGTCTGGGTGGTGGTGCTCTGTTCAGGAAGTACAACAGGAGGTGTGCCCTACGGTGACCTGCAAAGGGATTCACCccccttggcatttttcatgttttgttgcctcacaacctgctGTTAAAGTGGGATTGTTTAAgagttgccattttattaacaGAACAGAACATGCCCACAACTTtgaagccattttttttcttgtgaagCAAGCAACAAATAGGACAAcataacagaaaacttcagtgtGCACAACAATTCACCCCACATgaagtcagtactttgtagagctACAGTTTGTTGCAACTCCAGCTGCAATAGGCTTTTGCTCAGTCTCTGAGCTCGCTCCATCTTGCCACTGGGATTTTTGCGCATTTCTCAAAGTAAAACTGCTCAAGCTCCTTCAGGTTGGATGTTTTTTGCTTGTGAGCAGCAATCTTCCAATTGGACTGAAGTCTGaattttgactaggccattcaaacATTCTCAAATGTGTCCTATTAAAGCACTTCACCTGTATGCTGTGgaccattgtcctgctggaagattaACATTCGTCCCAGTCTCAGATAAAAGGCGGAATCTCATGAGGCTGTTGCACACACAATCACAAACATAATGTAGCTACAGGTGTTACATAACTTCTGCATTACTCACAGTTCAGGGAGGTGACTTACAGGAAATGATAGTATTTCCTATTAGCTGTGGTTCAATCTCTTTTATACTCCGCTATGTTTGGCCCTTACACGTGGCGCTTGTATTTCCTTATTTATAGGAAAGCCTGGGTAAGATATCTACTTTCGACTTTAGATATCTCATCCTTAGATCTTTCTGACTGTAAAATGAATTGAATCGAATTGAATGTCTTTATTTGTCCCCTGTGGGGGAAATTTCATTTCAGTATgaaaggggagtggtggcctagtggttattGTATTGTGCTAGGGTCTctgaggttctgagttcaactcccacagactgtcaccctgggtccctgaacaagacccttaaccccagactgcTCCATGGGTGCCGCaaagtggcagcccactgctccccaagggggtGGGTTAAATGTGGAAGTTAATCTcttcattgtgagatcaataaagttcaaattattattattattacaacaacccatcaagagaaagacaTACATGGGTAAATGGGACCTAAATGGGTTGTAATCACATTGTCATCAGCACAAGAAAGGACCAAAAACTGAGATTGAAGGGTTGTGTGTCTAACTAGGTAGTCAAGAGCACAGGAACTCCATACAGCACTGTACTCTCAccatttcttttcacttttacacctcagacttccaaTACAAGACAGACTCCTGTCATCTGTATCTGCAATTACTCAGATAACTGAATCATCTGATGCATCAGCAATGGAAAGGAAGTTGAGTACAGAGAGCTGGTGGAccgctttgtggcatggtgtggaaacaatcaACTAATTTTGAAAGTGGGTAAAACAAAGAGACAACTGTAGATTTCAGGACAAACAGCAGTAGGTCCAACACTATAACCAtactgggagaagaagtggaggtggtggaggagtataaatacctcgGTATTCACCTGGACAACAAACTGGATTGGAGATGCAATAGTaaagctgtctacaagaagggacagagcagtaCTGTACCTCCTGAGGAATttaggtccttcagggtttgcagcaagGTGCTGTAGATCTTCTTTAAGTCTGTTGTGAATAGTGTGATCTCcactgccatcatctgttgggatAGCATCTGtcttaaagaagctcaacaagcttgTAAAGAAAgccggctctgttctggggacccttctagaacctctggtgatgactttgcaaagaaggattcttcataaaattaaaaacattatgtATAACCctaagcatcctcttcatcagactgttgtGCAACAACATGGTGTCTTCTGTCAGAGGCTTTTACAGATCTGCTGTAAGACAGAAAGGGGTTAAACTAGGTACCAGTACTaaagatccttcctgcctgcagccatcactgTCTAAAACAACTCGTTGAAGAAACCCCTGTAACTTGAGTTACACCTGCATtcaatttccctttgggattaattaagtacttttgaattttgaattgaattgaatagttgtTACATCTACTTTTCATGAGACTCTAACTCTAATGGATCTTTGGTAGAGAAAATACCTGATGAGTTCtcaatatttacatttagtGAGACCAATCCTGTCATCTAGTGGTAAATAACCATCATTGCAGCCATAATAAAGCTGGAATATGtagtttttc
This Fundulus heteroclitus isolate FHET01 chromosome 19, MU-UCD_Fhet_4.1, whole genome shotgun sequence DNA region includes the following protein-coding sequences:
- the LOC105925918 gene encoding uncharacterized protein LOC105925918 isoform X1, with translation MRSEMAIIWAVVVAVCCVLHQSKAETLQCTVSQNGDMTTFTILDGSRGSDVNLTACDFEWINGSNILIADNSNHVPPVMEWSVNSLTTSLCVEGIISKQYCPSTVTEFWIEYITNCTVTCKDLKDHGEQQKDQEEEGQSKHIVKLTTANPCGWSMFWIVAGVAAVAVVVLAGLYLCYKFRDYIWKTRGCSQCEGRYTNVKLQSIQPKLLDV
- the LOC105925918 gene encoding uncharacterized protein LOC105925918 isoform X2 — encoded protein: MRSEMAIIWAVVVAVCCVLHQSKAETLQCTVSQNGDMTTFTILDGSRGSDVNLTACDFEWINGSNILIADNSNHVPPVMEWSVNSLTTSLCVEGIISKQYCPSTVTEFWIEYITNCTVTCKDLKDHGEQQKDQEEEGQSGWSMFWIVAGVAAVAVVVLAGLYLCYKFRDYIWKTRGCSQCEGRYTNVKLQSIQPKLLDV
- the LOC105925918 gene encoding uncharacterized protein LOC105925918 isoform X3, with the protein product MRSEMAIIWAVVVAVCCVLHQSKAETLQCTVSQNGDMTTFTILDGSRGSDVNLTACDFEWINGSNILIADNSNHVPPVMEWSVNSLTTSLCVEGIISKQYCPSTVTEFWIEYITNCTVTCKDLKDHGEQQKDQEEEGGWSMFWIVAGVAAVAVVVLAGLYLCYKFRDYIWKTRGCSQCEGRYTNVKLQSIQPKLLDV